From Parasteatoda tepidariorum isolate YZ-2023 chromosome 1, CAS_Ptep_4.0, whole genome shotgun sequence, one genomic window encodes:
- the LOC122269647 gene encoding uncharacterized protein, producing MEILKQVRTQHRRLFTQSCNDFAKIETDNMNDEEKLLKLRIISEKGKQLLVSEENVRTELFSEVRDEKEIDKEIDDSEVYIDKIRVSDIKLEDLLSSTSEKHNMSVTNHLVVGPTNLQYPKIKLPVFDGNLKNWLSFWCKFEKIDKDPNIGDHDKFLYLSQSMLKGSPADELLRSFPPSGESYKTAINQLKTWYGKEELLIQVYVRELLALVLQKQSKSEKSLRKLYDQLESKLRSLEVLGVTREKYAAMLFPLVESSIPEETKAWERYRTINKQSVVHVVPNVEGAEPTIKTDLDTLLEFLEGEVEAEERVNMASQSFVRGTDDSEKRRIPTNGRFQLKQKFGKSAQVLSTSELLTSPHERKKCLFSENQHNSWDCEYAKNRSLNDRETSVARSLCCFLCL from the coding sequence ATGGAAATATTGAAGCAAGTGAGAACACAGCATCGTAGATTGTTTACTCAGTCATGCaatgattttgcaaaaattgagaCTGATAATATGAACGATGAAGagaaattgttgaaattaaGAATCATATCAGAAAAAGGCAAGCAATTACTTGTATCTGAAGAAAATGTAAGAACTGAATTGTTTTCGGAAGTTCgagatgaaaaagaaattgataaagaAATAGATGATTCCGAagtatatattgataaaattagagTTTCTGATATTAAATTGGAAGATTTACTTTCTTCTACTTCTGAAAAACATAATATGTCCGTTACTAACCATTTAGTTGTTGGTCCGACAAATTTGCAGTATCCAAAGATTAAGCTTCCAGTCTTTGatggaaatttgaaaaactggCTCAGTTTTTGGtgcaaatttgagaaaattgacAAAGATCCAAATATTGGCGACcatgataaatttctttatttatcgcAATCCATGTTAAAAGGATCACCTGCTGATGAACTTTTAAGGAGTTTTCCTCCGAGTGGAGAGAGTTATAAAACTGCAATTAATCAACTTAAAACTTGGTATGGAAAGGAAGAATTGTTGATTCAAGTGTATGTGAGAGAGTTATTAGCTTTAGTATTACAGAAACAAAGCAAATCTGAGAAATCTCTGCGGAAACTTTATGATCAACTTGAATCAAAACTTCGATCATTAGAAGTGTTAGGAGTAACAAGAGAAAAATATGCTGCAATGTTGTTTCCTCTAGTCGAGTCGTCAATTCCAGAGGAAACGAAGGCGTGGGAAAGATATCGAACAATAAATAAGCAGTCAGTTGTTCATGTTGTTCCAAATGTTGAAGGAGCTGAACCAACTATCAAGACTGACTTGGATACTTTGCTAGAGTTCTTAGAGGGAGAAGTAGAGGCTGAAGAGAGAGTGAACATGGCATCTCAATCCTTCGTGAGAGGTACAGATGATAGTGAGAAGCGAAGAATTCCTACGAACGGTAGATTCcagttgaaacaaaaatttggtaaatcaGCACAAGTACTTTCCACTTCTGAATTGCTTACATCACCacatgaaaggaaaaaatgcctttttagtGAAAACCAGCACAATTCTTGGGATTGtgaatatgcaaaaaataggaGTTTAAATGATAGAGAAACTTCTGTTGCTAGATCACTTTGTTGTTTCTTATGCTTATGA
- the LOC122269646 gene encoding uncharacterized protein, translated as MKELNEYGICVNDTEYSSLGVSNDVKLLLGADVAGKLFTGNVKCLIEGPVAVESHLGWTLMGKIPINDIAVTTNSSLSLLLTEASVNQLWSLDVLGITDPSAKKVQAELQRATQEYFLETIRLDVENRFVVSMPWLEDHPPLPTNYDLAYKRLNSTVNRLKSQSIYKEYEQVFNEWMEEGIIEEVKDNCEENVHYLPHRAVIKPNSTTKIRPVFDASAKAKGFPSLNDCLEKGENLIELIPSILMRFRTERIGVVSDIRKAFLQIGLTETDRNYLRFLWLSDTGLKIYRHCRVVFGVTCSPFLLSSTIKYLLMNVLKEIREQKATYPEYVVQKLMKSFYVDNCVTSVKDTEELNMFERVATEIMASRKFDLRGWEYTDLTEENSQPPTNVLGMSWDKKYDTLQVSTGCIKELNIEKVTKRTILSAAHRLFDPLGMICPVTLIPKLLLQSIWKLKLNWDDDVDENTRREFLKWIEGVLHIEKINIPRYFGLSGSKKCSIYLPQELWTSSEYVVNEEEVNCEKRKGVTTSMINFEVTKLLSSNISDNRKSVHTMVWVTRFLFNFKNEERRKGDLSVRELEEAEKITVYLIQQESFTRVSDESLKTLDVFIGEKGICRLKTTVYKSNDFEEFRTPAVLQGEHAIVKRLILSEYKKRGHADVSNLLNFLGERFWLLRGRGKVKSVSRPCVVCKRSSTKLVDPPTASPPSERAQDAEVFQVTGVDLAGPVILKDNPKGWICIFTCAVYFTGSGQAVKKA; from the coding sequence ATGAAGGAGTTGAATGAATATGGAATATGTGTGAATGATACAGAGTACAGTTCTCTAGGAGTATCAAATGACGTCAAATTATTACTTGGAGCTGATGTGGCCGGCAAGCTTTTCACAGGCAATGTAAAATGTTTGATTGAAGGTCCTGTTGCCGTTGAGTCACATCTAGGGTGGACTCTTATGGGGAAGATACCTATAAATGATATTGCTGTGACGACAAATTCTTCTCTTTCATTGCTTTTAACTGAAGCATCAGTGAATCAACTGTGGTCATTGGATGTTTTGGGAATCACAGATCCATCTGCGAAGAAAGTGCAGGCAGAGTTGCAAAGAGCTACACAAGAGTACTTTTTGGAGACAATCAGACTAGATGTAGAAAACCGTTTTGTGGTTAGCATGCCTTGGCTGGAAGATCATCCTCCATTGCCAACCAACTATGACCTGGCGTATAAAAGATTGAATTCGACTGTCAACCGCCTTAAATCGCAGTCGATTTATAAAGAGTATGAGCAAGTTTTTAATGAATGGATGGAGGAGGGAATAATAGAAGAAGTAAAGGATAATTGTGAGGAAAATGTACACTACCTACCTCATCGTGCAGTTATAAAACCGAATAGCACCACCAAAATTAGACCCGTATTTGATGCTTCAGCTAAGGCCAAAGGTTTTCCAAGTTTAAATGACTGCTTAGAGAAGGGTGAAAATCTTATTGAATTGATACCAAGCATTTTGATGCGGTTTAGGACTGAGAGAATTGGTGTCGTTTCAGACATACGTAAAGCCTTCTTACAAATCGGACTTACTGAAACTGATAGGAATTACTTAAGATTTTTATGGCTTAGTGATACAGGCTTGAAGATTTACAGGCATTGCAGGGTAGTATTTGGAGTAACCTGTAGCCCATTTTTGCTGTCCTCAACTATCAAATACCTTCTGatgaatgttttgaaagaaataaggGAACAAAAAGCTACTTATCCTgaatatgttgtacaaaaactaatgaaaagtttttatgtgGACAATTGTGTGACGAGTGTCAAGGATACAGAAGAATTGAATATGTTTGAAAGAGTTGCTACTGAAATAATGGCAAGTAGAAAATTCGATCTTAGAGGGTGGGAGTACACCGACTTAACCGAGGAAAATTCACAGCCACCTACAAATGTTCTTGGTATGAGCTGGGATAAGAAATATGATACTCTTCAAGTGAGTACAGGTTGCATTAAAGAGCTTAACATTGAGAAAGTAACGAAGAGAACCATCCTGTCAGCTGCACATAGACTTTTTGACCCCTTGGGTATGATCTGTCCTGTAACGTTGATCCCAAAATTGCTTCTTCAGAGCATTTGGAAGTTGAAACTGAATTGGGATGATGATGTTGATGAAAACACCagaagagaatttttaaaatggattgaAGGTGTACTGCacattgagaaaattaatattccaaGGTATTTTGGACTAAGTGGATCCAAGAAGTGTTCCATATATTTACCTCAAGAATTGTGGACTTCGTCTGAATATGTCGTTAATGAGGAGGAAGTAAACTGTGAGAAAAGAAAAGGCGTCACAACCtcaatgataaattttgaagtgACTAAACTTTTGAGTTCTAATATTTCTGATAATCGAAAAAGTGTACATACTATGGTGTGGGTGACAAgattcctttttaatttcaaaaatgaagaaagaagaaaaggaGATCTTTCTGTAAGGGAATTAGAGGAAGCTGAGAAAATCACTGTATACTTGATACAACAGGAGTCATTTACAAGAGTTTCAGATGAAAGCCTTAAAACTTTGGATGTATTTATTGGGGAGAAAGGAATCTGTAGATTAAAAACAACTGTATATAAGAGTAATGATTTTGAGGAGTTCAGAACACCTGCTGTTTTACAAGGAGAGCACGCTATAGTAAAACGTTTAATACTATCTGAATATAAGAAAAGGGGACATGCTGATGTTTCAAACTTATTGAATTTTCTTGGAGAAAGATTTTGGCTGCTGCGTGGTAGAGGAAAAGTAAAATCTGTATCGAGACCTTGTGTAGTATGCAAGCGTTCTTCAACCAAACTTGTAGACCCACCAACTGCATCTCCACCAAGTGAGAGAGCTCAAGACGCAGAGGTTTTCCAAGTAACTGGTGTGGACCTTGCTGGTCCTGTGATTTTGAAAGACAATCCAAAGGGCTGGATATGTATTTTTACCTGTGCCGTTTATTTTACAGGGAGTGGACAAGCTGTTAAAAAGGCTTGA